One genomic region from Drosophila subpulchrella strain 33 F10 #4 breed RU33 chromosome 2R, RU_Dsub_v1.1 Primary Assembly, whole genome shotgun sequence encodes:
- the LOC119549216 gene encoding integumentary mucin C.1 isoform X2, producing the protein MQFDPKPRCGGSVVSFAVMLLIIGADFAVGRPDVRESPFARELQPPLLQPDVTFSPSGQQAAGPKAIDSYGNPIDALRPIDTPDGRKVVSAQGVQFEIPTYASGITEIRRPADDLLPPHIDAIAVGLESPQSSAEQKPNPIPIRNSFSGTASSAPAPLPATSLTPPHHDPPSSDTTTSSTAGDVEVEQAQLVPLPQEEASPLPDYILELQRQDANIGGPVEWKPAADGAPLSVIAWDLLPPHQDQDSLHSQEEQQQEPTIITEAQQLPAKKVQGIVDPISHNIRLSLSSGNALSPVAPPQDQEHHDGPADHGTNAHVGSTTQSSNPGRFPNRQRGTAHYSTTRSSSTTLRPRSSSTTTQAPTTTTTRRTTTTTTTTTRRPTTTTTTTTTTPKPVTRSTTPLTIGTTEDPASFYHLINEEAYAFTLPTWLQEVTDPDLDVAVTFEVPADNDKYNHTLANDLEPPFEPFVDLGNIQLTPPPTSRPSTTTTRRTTTTTTTTAAPTTTTTTTTTTTTTPQTTTTTTRRTTKAPITTLKPTAPTTHSTQAHPEPPPVKLTTTTTHHADNPPEDSRSTTASPLDAGNPFDSATIPAWLRDFDYPDVGPGVPFDPDNYGPAAGGAAAASSSTRVPTNPPRLPNVPTASSAFPSKVTLPLPGSSISGTSSSEEPQQVLVPPADHSESSAGSIAGSLAGSSNSNPGQLTHPTSFAARFEPPASSSSSSAGEPFPPSKVEYTKSDEGKVISTPVTSNQRKTEPVSPAANTGKYTGGFGAPAGLLRPQTTSPSGTNPSPSASSDIYVAGNQHEFSSIIKANKARPTVNPGRYNGGFGAPTGVLSPQAQAEPRPFQPIQQQAEHRETQSANGSANRRTEGRFGGPPGILVPFDNVQRTGGQ; encoded by the exons ATGTGCGCGAGTCGCCCTTCGCCCGCGAGCTGCAGCCGCCGCTGCTGCAGCCGGACGTGACCTTCAGCCCATCCGGCCAGCAGGCGGCTGGCCCTAAGGCCATCGACAGCTACGGCAACCCCATCGACGCACTGCGTCCCATTGACACGCCCGATGGGCGCAAGGTGGTCAGTGCCCAGGGCGTTCAGTTCGAGATACCCACCTACGCATCGGGGATCACGGAGATCCGGCGGCCGGCCGACGATCTCCTGCCGCCGCACATTG ATGCCATCGCTGTGGGCCTGGAATCACCACAGTCCAGTGCAGAACAGAAACCGAATCCGATACCAATTCGGAACTCATTCTCCGGCACAGCATCATCTGCACCAGCACCACTTCCAGCCACATCACTAACACCGCCCCACCATGATCCACCCTCATCCGACACGACGACCTCCAGCACCGCTGGGGATGTGGAGGTGGAGCAGGCGCAGCTGGTGCCTCTGCCGCAGGAGGAGGCCAGCCCTCTGCCGGATTACATCCTGGAGCTGCAGCGCCAGGATGCGAATATCGGCGGACCAGTGGAATGGAAGCCGGCTGCCGATGGAGCACCACTCAGTGTGATTGCCTGGGATCTGTTGCCACCGCACCAGGATCAGGACAGCCTTCACAGccaggaggagcagcagcaggagcccACCATCATCACAGAGGCACAACAGCTGCCGGCCAAGAAGGTCCAGGGCATTGTTGATCCCATCAGTCACAATATACGGCTGAGCCTGAGCAGCGGTAATGCCCTAAGTCCAGTGGCACCACCACAGGATCAGGAGCACCACGACGGACCAGCGGATCATGGCACCAATGCCCATGTGGGCAGCACCACGCAATCCAGCAACCCGGGTCGCTTTCCCAACCGCCAACGTGGCACGGCCCACTACAGCACCACCAGGAGCAGTAGCACCACCTTGAGACccaggagcagcagcaccaccacccagGCACCTACGACCACCACTACCAGGAgaacaaccaccaccacaacgACTACCACCAGGAGACCCaccaccacaaccaccacTACGACAACCACTCCGAAGCCAGTAACACGCTCCACCACTCCATTGACTATTGGCACCACCGAGGATCCCGCCAGCTTCTACCACCTGATAAACGAGGAGGCCTATGCCTTCACCCTGCCCACCTGGCTGCAGGAGGTCACCGATCCGGATCTGGATGTGGCTGTGACCTTTGAAGTGCCCGCCGACAACGATAAGTACAACCACACGTTGGCCAACGATCTGGAGCCACCTTTTGAGCCCTTCGTTGATCTGGGCAACATTCAGCTGACGCCACCACCCACCAGCAGGCCCAGCACGACAACCACCAGaagaaccaccaccacaacaacCACTACGGCGGCACCAACGACGacaacaacgacaacaacCACGACAACAACCACGCCAcaaacaaccacaacaaccaCGCGGCGAACCACAAAAGCACCCATTACAACACTAAAACCAACAGcacccaccacccacagcACCCAAGCGCACCCAGAACCACCGCCAGTGAAACTGACCAcaaccaccacccaccacgCAGATAACCCGCCAGAGGATTCGAGGAGCACCACAGCGAGTCCGCTGGATGCGGGCAACCCATTCGATTCGGCCACGATTCCCGCCTGGCTGCGTGACTTCGACTATCCGGATGTGGGTCCCGGTGTGCCCTTCGACCCGGACAACTATGGACCAGCAGCCGGAGGAGCAGCAGCCGCCAGCAGCAGTACCCGTGTCCCAACCAATCCGCCACGCCTCCCTAACGTCCCAACCGCCTCCTCCGCTTTTCCATCCAAAGTCACGCTTCCGCTTCCAGGCAGCAGCATCAGTGGCACCAGCAGCAGCGAGGAACCACAACAGGTCCTCGTTCCGCCCGCTGACCACTCGGAGTCCTCTGCCGGTTCCATCGCCGGCTCCCTCGCCGGCTCCTCCAACTCCAATCCCGGACAACTCACCCATCCCACATCCTTTGCAGCCCGCTTCGAGCCACCGGCCAGCAGTTCCAGCTCCTCCGCCGGAGAGCCCTTCCCGCCCAGCAAGGTGGAGTACACCAAGAGCGACGAGGGCAAGGTCATCAGCACGCCGGTCACCAGCAACCAGCGGAAGA CCGAGCCTGTGTCACCAGCTGCGAACACCGGAAAGTACACGGGTGGATTCGGAGCTCCGGCGGGACTCCTGCGTCCACAGACGACCAGTCCCAGCGGCACCAACCCGAGTCCAAGTGCCAGCTCCGACATCTATGTGGCCGGCAACCAGCACGAGTTCAGCAGCATCATAAAGGCGAACAAGGCGCGGCCCACCGTGAACCCAGGTCGCTACAACGGCGGATTCGGAGCACCCACCGGCGTCCTTTCGCCCCAGGCCCAGGCGGAGCCGCGCCCCTTCCAGCCCATCCAGCAGCAGGCGGAGCACAGGGAAACCCAGTCCGCAAACGGAAGCGCGAACCGGCGGACGGAGGGCCGCTTTGGCGGACCACCCGGCATCCTTGTGCCCTTCGACAACGTGCAGCGGACTGGAGGGCAGTAG
- the LOC119549216 gene encoding pumilio homolog 2 isoform X4, which translates to MQFDPKPRCGGSVVSFAVMLLIIGADFAVGRPDVRESPFARELQPPLLQPDVTFSPSGQQAAGPKAIDSYGNPIDALRPIDTPDGRKVVSAQGVQFEIPTYASGITEIRRPADDLLPPHIDNPPEDSRSTTASPLDAGNPFDSATIPAWLRDFDYPDVGPGVPFDPDNYGPAAGGAAAASSSTRVPTNPPRLPNVPTASSAFPSKVTLPLPGSSISGTSSSEEPQQVLVPPADHSESSAGSIAGSLAGSSNSNPGQLTHPTSFAARFEPPASSSSSSAGEPFPPSKVEYTKSDEGKVISTPVTSNQRKTEPVSPAANTGKYTGGFGAPAGLLRPQTTSPSGTNPSPSASSDIYVAGNQHEFSSIIKANKARPTVNPGRYNGGFGAPTGVLSPQAQAEPRPFQPIQQQAEHRETQSANGSANRRTEGRFGGPPGILVPFDNVQRTGGQ; encoded by the exons ATGTGCGCGAGTCGCCCTTCGCCCGCGAGCTGCAGCCGCCGCTGCTGCAGCCGGACGTGACCTTCAGCCCATCCGGCCAGCAGGCGGCTGGCCCTAAGGCCATCGACAGCTACGGCAACCCCATCGACGCACTGCGTCCCATTGACACGCCCGATGGGCGCAAGGTGGTCAGTGCCCAGGGCGTTCAGTTCGAGATACCCACCTACGCATCGGGGATCACGGAGATCCGGCGGCCGGCCGACGATCTCCTGCCGCCGCACATTG ATAACCCGCCAGAGGATTCGAGGAGCACCACAGCGAGTCCGCTGGATGCGGGCAACCCATTCGATTCGGCCACGATTCCCGCCTGGCTGCGTGACTTCGACTATCCGGATGTGGGTCCCGGTGTGCCCTTCGACCCGGACAACTATGGACCAGCAGCCGGAGGAGCAGCAGCCGCCAGCAGCAGTACCCGTGTCCCAACCAATCCGCCACGCCTCCCTAACGTCCCAACCGCCTCCTCCGCTTTTCCATCCAAAGTCACGCTTCCGCTTCCAGGCAGCAGCATCAGTGGCACCAGCAGCAGCGAGGAACCACAACAGGTCCTCGTTCCGCCCGCTGACCACTCGGAGTCCTCTGCCGGTTCCATCGCCGGCTCCCTCGCCGGCTCCTCCAACTCCAATCCCGGACAACTCACCCATCCCACATCCTTTGCAGCCCGCTTCGAGCCACCGGCCAGCAGTTCCAGCTCCTCCGCCGGAGAGCCCTTCCCGCCCAGCAAGGTGGAGTACACCAAGAGCGACGAGGGCAAGGTCATCAGCACGCCGGTCACCAGCAACCAGCGGAAGA CCGAGCCTGTGTCACCAGCTGCGAACACCGGAAAGTACACGGGTGGATTCGGAGCTCCGGCGGGACTCCTGCGTCCACAGACGACCAGTCCCAGCGGCACCAACCCGAGTCCAAGTGCCAGCTCCGACATCTATGTGGCCGGCAACCAGCACGAGTTCAGCAGCATCATAAAGGCGAACAAGGCGCGGCCCACCGTGAACCCAGGTCGCTACAACGGCGGATTCGGAGCACCCACCGGCGTCCTTTCGCCCCAGGCCCAGGCGGAGCCGCGCCCCTTCCAGCCCATCCAGCAGCAGGCGGAGCACAGGGAAACCCAGTCCGCAAACGGAAGCGCGAACCGGCGGACGGAGGGCCGCTTTGGCGGACCACCCGGCATCCTTGTGCCCTTCGACAACGTGCAGCGGACTGGAGGGCAGTAG
- the LOC119549216 gene encoding mucin-5AC isoform X1 yields the protein MQFDPKPRCGGSVVSFAVMLLIIGADFAVGRPDVRESPFARELQPPLLQPDVTFSPSGQQAAGPKAIDSYGNPIDALRPIDTPDGRKVVSAQGVQFEIPTYASGITEIRRPADDLLPPHIGELTTKGTAAASGATSRTETETETRTKKNDTKNTALTAPHTNSRNSSTTRATRTTRTPRTTSTTRTAPAAPPISTTNKLAKRDLLGGQFPIAPPTNRHAPPAYSLIRLNPFGDSDSPITQIGLPSSPSPCPTSASQYQSKSPANCSKYSTTNPNPLQPDAIAVGLESPQSSAEQKPNPIPIRNSFSGTASSAPAPLPATSLTPPHHDPPSSDTTTSSTAGDVEVEQAQLVPLPQEEASPLPDYILELQRQDANIGGPVEWKPAADGAPLSVIAWDLLPPHQDQDSLHSQEEQQQEPTIITEAQQLPAKKVQGIVDPISHNIRLSLSSGNALSPVAPPQDQEHHDGPADHGTNAHVGSTTQSSNPGRFPNRQRGTAHYSTTRSSSTTLRPRSSSTTTQAPTTTTTRRTTTTTTTTTRRPTTTTTTTTTTPKPVTRSTTPLTIGTTEDPASFYHLINEEAYAFTLPTWLQEVTDPDLDVAVTFEVPADNDKYNHTLANDLEPPFEPFVDLGNIQLTPPPTSRPSTTTTRRTTTTTTTTAAPTTTTTTTTTTTTTPQTTTTTTRRTTKAPITTLKPTAPTTHSTQAHPEPPPVKLTTTTTHHADNPPEDSRSTTASPLDAGNPFDSATIPAWLRDFDYPDVGPGVPFDPDNYGPAAGGAAAASSSTRVPTNPPRLPNVPTASSAFPSKVTLPLPGSSISGTSSSEEPQQVLVPPADHSESSAGSIAGSLAGSSNSNPGQLTHPTSFAARFEPPASSSSSSAGEPFPPSKVEYTKSDEGKVISTPVTSNQRKTEPVSPAANTGKYTGGFGAPAGLLRPQTTSPSGTNPSPSASSDIYVAGNQHEFSSIIKANKARPTVNPGRYNGGFGAPTGVLSPQAQAEPRPFQPIQQQAEHRETQSANGSANRRTEGRFGGPPGILVPFDNVQRTGGQ from the exons ATGTGCGCGAGTCGCCCTTCGCCCGCGAGCTGCAGCCGCCGCTGCTGCAGCCGGACGTGACCTTCAGCCCATCCGGCCAGCAGGCGGCTGGCCCTAAGGCCATCGACAGCTACGGCAACCCCATCGACGCACTGCGTCCCATTGACACGCCCGATGGGCGCAAGGTGGTCAGTGCCCAGGGCGTTCAGTTCGAGATACCCACCTACGCATCGGGGATCACGGAGATCCGGCGGCCGGCCGACGATCTCCTGCCGCCGCACATTGGTGAGTTGACAACCAAGGGAACAGCGGCTGCCAGCGGTGCCACCAGCagaacggaaacggaaacggaaaccaGGACGAAGAAGAACGACACAAAAAACACTGCCTTGACTGCACCACACACAAACAGTAGAAATAGTAGCACCACTAGAGCCACTAGAACCACTAGAACACCTAGAACCACTAGCACCACCCGCACCGCACCAGCTGCACCACCCATTAGCACCACTAACAAGCTGGCCAAACGCGATCTGCTGGGCGGCCAGTTCCCCATCGCACCACCCACTAACCGCCACGCCCCGCCCGCCTACTCCCTGATCAGGCTGAATCCCTTTGGGGATTCAGACTCACCCATCACCCAGATTGGCCTTCCTTCTAGTCCCAGCCCCTGTCCCACTTCCGCGTCCCAATACCAATCCAAAAGCCCCGCGAATTGCTCGAAATACTCAACAACGAATCCGAATCCTCTCCAACCAGATGCCATCGCTGTGGGCCTGGAATCACCACAGTCCAGTGCAGAACAGAAACCGAATCCGATACCAATTCGGAACTCATTCTCCGGCACAGCATCATCTGCACCAGCACCACTTCCAGCCACATCACTAACACCGCCCCACCATGATCCACCCTCATCCGACACGACGACCTCCAGCACCGCTGGGGATGTGGAGGTGGAGCAGGCGCAGCTGGTGCCTCTGCCGCAGGAGGAGGCCAGCCCTCTGCCGGATTACATCCTGGAGCTGCAGCGCCAGGATGCGAATATCGGCGGACCAGTGGAATGGAAGCCGGCTGCCGATGGAGCACCACTCAGTGTGATTGCCTGGGATCTGTTGCCACCGCACCAGGATCAGGACAGCCTTCACAGccaggaggagcagcagcaggagcccACCATCATCACAGAGGCACAACAGCTGCCGGCCAAGAAGGTCCAGGGCATTGTTGATCCCATCAGTCACAATATACGGCTGAGCCTGAGCAGCGGTAATGCCCTAAGTCCAGTGGCACCACCACAGGATCAGGAGCACCACGACGGACCAGCGGATCATGGCACCAATGCCCATGTGGGCAGCACCACGCAATCCAGCAACCCGGGTCGCTTTCCCAACCGCCAACGTGGCACGGCCCACTACAGCACCACCAGGAGCAGTAGCACCACCTTGAGACccaggagcagcagcaccaccacccagGCACCTACGACCACCACTACCAGGAgaacaaccaccaccacaacgACTACCACCAGGAGACCCaccaccacaaccaccacTACGACAACCACTCCGAAGCCAGTAACACGCTCCACCACTCCATTGACTATTGGCACCACCGAGGATCCCGCCAGCTTCTACCACCTGATAAACGAGGAGGCCTATGCCTTCACCCTGCCCACCTGGCTGCAGGAGGTCACCGATCCGGATCTGGATGTGGCTGTGACCTTTGAAGTGCCCGCCGACAACGATAAGTACAACCACACGTTGGCCAACGATCTGGAGCCACCTTTTGAGCCCTTCGTTGATCTGGGCAACATTCAGCTGACGCCACCACCCACCAGCAGGCCCAGCACGACAACCACCAGaagaaccaccaccacaacaacCACTACGGCGGCACCAACGACGacaacaacgacaacaacCACGACAACAACCACGCCAcaaacaaccacaacaaccaCGCGGCGAACCACAAAAGCACCCATTACAACACTAAAACCAACAGcacccaccacccacagcACCCAAGCGCACCCAGAACCACCGCCAGTGAAACTGACCAcaaccaccacccaccacgCAGATAACCCGCCAGAGGATTCGAGGAGCACCACAGCGAGTCCGCTGGATGCGGGCAACCCATTCGATTCGGCCACGATTCCCGCCTGGCTGCGTGACTTCGACTATCCGGATGTGGGTCCCGGTGTGCCCTTCGACCCGGACAACTATGGACCAGCAGCCGGAGGAGCAGCAGCCGCCAGCAGCAGTACCCGTGTCCCAACCAATCCGCCACGCCTCCCTAACGTCCCAACCGCCTCCTCCGCTTTTCCATCCAAAGTCACGCTTCCGCTTCCAGGCAGCAGCATCAGTGGCACCAGCAGCAGCGAGGAACCACAACAGGTCCTCGTTCCGCCCGCTGACCACTCGGAGTCCTCTGCCGGTTCCATCGCCGGCTCCCTCGCCGGCTCCTCCAACTCCAATCCCGGACAACTCACCCATCCCACATCCTTTGCAGCCCGCTTCGAGCCACCGGCCAGCAGTTCCAGCTCCTCCGCCGGAGAGCCCTTCCCGCCCAGCAAGGTGGAGTACACCAAGAGCGACGAGGGCAAGGTCATCAGCACGCCGGTCACCAGCAACCAGCGGAAGA CCGAGCCTGTGTCACCAGCTGCGAACACCGGAAAGTACACGGGTGGATTCGGAGCTCCGGCGGGACTCCTGCGTCCACAGACGACCAGTCCCAGCGGCACCAACCCGAGTCCAAGTGCCAGCTCCGACATCTATGTGGCCGGCAACCAGCACGAGTTCAGCAGCATCATAAAGGCGAACAAGGCGCGGCCCACCGTGAACCCAGGTCGCTACAACGGCGGATTCGGAGCACCCACCGGCGTCCTTTCGCCCCAGGCCCAGGCGGAGCCGCGCCCCTTCCAGCCCATCCAGCAGCAGGCGGAGCACAGGGAAACCCAGTCCGCAAACGGAAGCGCGAACCGGCGGACGGAGGGCCGCTTTGGCGGACCACCCGGCATCCTTGTGCCCTTCGACAACGTGCAGCGGACTGGAGGGCAGTAG
- the LOC119549216 gene encoding mucin-2 isoform X3 has protein sequence MQFDPKPRCGGSVVSFAVMLLIIGADFAVGRPDAIAVGLESPQSSAEQKPNPIPIRNSFSGTASSAPAPLPATSLTPPHHDPPSSDTTTSSTAGDVEVEQAQLVPLPQEEASPLPDYILELQRQDANIGGPVEWKPAADGAPLSVIAWDLLPPHQDQDSLHSQEEQQQEPTIITEAQQLPAKKVQGIVDPISHNIRLSLSSGNALSPVAPPQDQEHHDGPADHGTNAHVGSTTQSSNPGRFPNRQRGTAHYSTTRSSSTTLRPRSSSTTTQAPTTTTTRRTTTTTTTTTRRPTTTTTTTTTTPKPVTRSTTPLTIGTTEDPASFYHLINEEAYAFTLPTWLQEVTDPDLDVAVTFEVPADNDKYNHTLANDLEPPFEPFVDLGNIQLTPPPTSRPSTTTTRRTTTTTTTTAAPTTTTTTTTTTTTTPQTTTTTTRRTTKAPITTLKPTAPTTHSTQAHPEPPPVKLTTTTTHHADNPPEDSRSTTASPLDAGNPFDSATIPAWLRDFDYPDVGPGVPFDPDNYGPAAGGAAAASSSTRVPTNPPRLPNVPTASSAFPSKVTLPLPGSSISGTSSSEEPQQVLVPPADHSESSAGSIAGSLAGSSNSNPGQLTHPTSFAARFEPPASSSSSSAGEPFPPSKVEYTKSDEGKVISTPVTSNQRKTEPVSPAANTGKYTGGFGAPAGLLRPQTTSPSGTNPSPSASSDIYVAGNQHEFSSIIKANKARPTVNPGRYNGGFGAPTGVLSPQAQAEPRPFQPIQQQAEHRETQSANGSANRRTEGRFGGPPGILVPFDNVQRTGGQ, from the exons ATGCCATCGCTGTGGGCCTGGAATCACCACAGTCCAGTGCAGAACAGAAACCGAATCCGATACCAATTCGGAACTCATTCTCCGGCACAGCATCATCTGCACCAGCACCACTTCCAGCCACATCACTAACACCGCCCCACCATGATCCACCCTCATCCGACACGACGACCTCCAGCACCGCTGGGGATGTGGAGGTGGAGCAGGCGCAGCTGGTGCCTCTGCCGCAGGAGGAGGCCAGCCCTCTGCCGGATTACATCCTGGAGCTGCAGCGCCAGGATGCGAATATCGGCGGACCAGTGGAATGGAAGCCGGCTGCCGATGGAGCACCACTCAGTGTGATTGCCTGGGATCTGTTGCCACCGCACCAGGATCAGGACAGCCTTCACAGccaggaggagcagcagcaggagcccACCATCATCACAGAGGCACAACAGCTGCCGGCCAAGAAGGTCCAGGGCATTGTTGATCCCATCAGTCACAATATACGGCTGAGCCTGAGCAGCGGTAATGCCCTAAGTCCAGTGGCACCACCACAGGATCAGGAGCACCACGACGGACCAGCGGATCATGGCACCAATGCCCATGTGGGCAGCACCACGCAATCCAGCAACCCGGGTCGCTTTCCCAACCGCCAACGTGGCACGGCCCACTACAGCACCACCAGGAGCAGTAGCACCACCTTGAGACccaggagcagcagcaccaccacccagGCACCTACGACCACCACTACCAGGAgaacaaccaccaccacaacgACTACCACCAGGAGACCCaccaccacaaccaccacTACGACAACCACTCCGAAGCCAGTAACACGCTCCACCACTCCATTGACTATTGGCACCACCGAGGATCCCGCCAGCTTCTACCACCTGATAAACGAGGAGGCCTATGCCTTCACCCTGCCCACCTGGCTGCAGGAGGTCACCGATCCGGATCTGGATGTGGCTGTGACCTTTGAAGTGCCCGCCGACAACGATAAGTACAACCACACGTTGGCCAACGATCTGGAGCCACCTTTTGAGCCCTTCGTTGATCTGGGCAACATTCAGCTGACGCCACCACCCACCAGCAGGCCCAGCACGACAACCACCAGaagaaccaccaccacaacaacCACTACGGCGGCACCAACGACGacaacaacgacaacaacCACGACAACAACCACGCCAcaaacaaccacaacaaccaCGCGGCGAACCACAAAAGCACCCATTACAACACTAAAACCAACAGcacccaccacccacagcACCCAAGCGCACCCAGAACCACCGCCAGTGAAACTGACCAcaaccaccacccaccacgCAGATAACCCGCCAGAGGATTCGAGGAGCACCACAGCGAGTCCGCTGGATGCGGGCAACCCATTCGATTCGGCCACGATTCCCGCCTGGCTGCGTGACTTCGACTATCCGGATGTGGGTCCCGGTGTGCCCTTCGACCCGGACAACTATGGACCAGCAGCCGGAGGAGCAGCAGCCGCCAGCAGCAGTACCCGTGTCCCAACCAATCCGCCACGCCTCCCTAACGTCCCAACCGCCTCCTCCGCTTTTCCATCCAAAGTCACGCTTCCGCTTCCAGGCAGCAGCATCAGTGGCACCAGCAGCAGCGAGGAACCACAACAGGTCCTCGTTCCGCCCGCTGACCACTCGGAGTCCTCTGCCGGTTCCATCGCCGGCTCCCTCGCCGGCTCCTCCAACTCCAATCCCGGACAACTCACCCATCCCACATCCTTTGCAGCCCGCTTCGAGCCACCGGCCAGCAGTTCCAGCTCCTCCGCCGGAGAGCCCTTCCCGCCCAGCAAGGTGGAGTACACCAAGAGCGACGAGGGCAAGGTCATCAGCACGCCGGTCACCAGCAACCAGCGGAAGA CCGAGCCTGTGTCACCAGCTGCGAACACCGGAAAGTACACGGGTGGATTCGGAGCTCCGGCGGGACTCCTGCGTCCACAGACGACCAGTCCCAGCGGCACCAACCCGAGTCCAAGTGCCAGCTCCGACATCTATGTGGCCGGCAACCAGCACGAGTTCAGCAGCATCATAAAGGCGAACAAGGCGCGGCCCACCGTGAACCCAGGTCGCTACAACGGCGGATTCGGAGCACCCACCGGCGTCCTTTCGCCCCAGGCCCAGGCGGAGCCGCGCCCCTTCCAGCCCATCCAGCAGCAGGCGGAGCACAGGGAAACCCAGTCCGCAAACGGAAGCGCGAACCGGCGGACGGAGGGCCGCTTTGGCGGACCACCCGGCATCCTTGTGCCCTTCGACAACGTGCAGCGGACTGGAGGGCAGTAG